A portion of the Aquicoccus sp. G2-2 genome contains these proteins:
- a CDS encoding replication-associated recombination protein A, producing MADLFDSTPQGAPAAGPRPLADRLRPRALAEVIGQEHILGPEGPLGVMLSSGSLSSLVLWGPPGVGKTTIARLLADETDLHFVQVSAIFTGVPELRKVFEAAKHRRTNGQGTLLFVDEIHRFNKAQQDGFLPHMEDGTILLVGATTENPSFELNAALLSRAQVLTLNRLDLAALERLAQRAEKELGKPLPLDGLAREALLEMADGDGRALLNLIEQVAAWKVEGKLDTDALSARLMRRAAKYDKAGDEHYNLISALHKSIRGSDPDAALYWLARMLTGGEDPRFLARRLTRMAVEDIGLADPQAQSHCLHAWEVYERLGSPEGELALAQVTLYLALAPKSNAGYVAYKAAMVQAGKSGSEPPPKHILNAPTKLMKEQGYGAGYAYDHDAEDGFSGQNYFPETMKRPVLYQPVERGFERELKKRVDWFAKLRSQRKP from the coding sequence ATGGCCGATCTTTTCGATAGCACGCCGCAGGGCGCGCCCGCCGCAGGCCCACGGCCCTTGGCGGACCGGCTGCGCCCGCGTGCGCTGGCCGAGGTGATCGGGCAGGAACATATCCTTGGCCCGGAGGGGCCGCTTGGCGTGATGCTGTCTTCTGGCTCACTTTCCTCGCTTGTGCTGTGGGGGCCGCCCGGTGTTGGCAAAACGACGATTGCGCGGCTGTTGGCGGATGAGACCGATCTGCATTTTGTTCAGGTGAGCGCGATATTCACCGGCGTTCCCGAGTTGCGCAAAGTGTTCGAGGCCGCCAAGCATCGGCGGACGAATGGGCAGGGGACGTTGCTTTTTGTTGACGAGATTCACCGTTTCAACAAGGCGCAGCAGGATGGTTTTCTGCCGCATATGGAAGATGGCACGATCCTGCTTGTCGGGGCGACCACGGAAAATCCGTCGTTTGAGCTGAACGCGGCGCTGTTGTCGCGCGCACAGGTGCTCACGCTTAACCGGCTTGACCTTGCGGCGCTTGAACGGTTGGCGCAGCGGGCGGAAAAAGAGCTGGGCAAACCGCTGCCGCTTGATGGTTTGGCGCGCGAGGCGTTGCTTGAGATGGCCGATGGCGATGGGCGTGCGTTGCTCAACCTGATCGAGCAGGTTGCAGCTTGGAAGGTGGAGGGCAAGCTTGATACCGACGCGCTTTCGGCACGTCTCATGCGCCGGGCTGCGAAATACGACAAGGCGGGTGATGAGCATTACAATCTGATTTCTGCCTTGCATAAATCCATTCGCGGCTCTGATCCGGATGCGGCGCTTTATTGGCTGGCCCGGATGCTGACCGGCGGCGAAGATCCGCGGTTTCTGGCCCGCCGCCTGACCCGGATGGCGGTGGAGGATATCGGGTTGGCCGACCCGCAGGCGCAAAGCCATTGCCTGCACGCTTGGGAGGTTTACGAGCGCCTTGGCTCACCGGAGGGCGAATTGGCGCTGGCGCAGGTGACGCTTTATCTGGCGCTGGCCCCGAAGTCGAACGCGGGGTACGTCGCTTACAAGGCGGCCATGGTGCAGGCAGGCAAGTCCGGCTCGGAACCGCCGCCAAAGCATATCCTCAACGCGCCGACCAAGCTGATGAAAGAGCAGGGCTATGGCGCGGGCTATGCCTATGATCACGACGCGGAAGACGGCTTTTCGGGGCAGAATTATTTCCCCGAAACGATGAAACGCCCGGTGCTTTATCAGCCGGTTGAGCGTGGATTCGAGCGCGAGTTGAAAAAGCGGGTGGACTGGTTTGCCAAGCTGCGCAGTCAACGCAAGCCATAG
- a CDS encoding putative DNA binding domain-containing protein, whose protein sequence is MQTEKVKLELSQLIRSTEIGVEVAKSLFPEGVPLSFETELWDFKRKPPALGEKPDAEARETHKLETHELIKDIVSFYNSYGGYIIFGVEDAGENRVLGCDLTLDLGDISKRIKSHTGQVIELYQNTLKVGERNILVLLVPRRRKSEAPVKFIKQGPSTPKRGPAYKKGSTYIRKLDECRPAENSAEDWALLFSDRVFSLTTQNQIMESIPSNLPPRDPDMVQFVGREKELSALRSWVLDKRSPVKLISGIGGLGKTSVAYHFCEELASAGAGDFEYIAWVSAKKTTYAALRGNMVKTTRHDFSTVKELLQALIVLLAGQSSIEEETDEDEYADILVDALTYQPSFVVVDDLDSLSPEEQRECATVMQEIGFRTVDREHAGSKFLLTSRLDQGLSPTSVVKITGLDEEAFNLHVDNLCDQFDLKRFQPRLTKQIYATSSGSPLFASAIVRMTSLGEKPKEVCDTWASFDGEDVREFAFKRELDRLSGGSASVLLAVVKLGEVSLDELLEAIEVSRKSLFEHINELQSFHLLGKKENNQGDVVLSTSKELVVSAGILKKKLGRRAEEVERRCAIIRKNHGDQTREVGRSIRKILQSLDDGEADQALVLATDLANRNPQNGDTWCILARAHLNVKPPEYRKADDACSNALRYSCTRNELFDYVADSKKGIGDWQGLKSYADGKRFKSKNKDPGLDAYLFAVFKLIVLANERGSHFEASKHAMDGVKKISDKMQNSYLMPAFFNRLMHDQNRLAGLAIKHRKMSVERPKDNLNVADLGFELVDLNIQTKEVVGAICSGLETWSEEITNRAVLDDAEADIIANNIRKLDRLSSLLQTSSRDIKPDLQSIASAQRQLGFVGAAFS, encoded by the coding sequence ATGCAGACTGAGAAGGTAAAACTTGAGCTATCTCAACTTATCAGGAGTACGGAGATTGGTGTTGAGGTCGCAAAATCTCTTTTTCCAGAAGGAGTGCCGCTTTCATTCGAAACTGAGCTGTGGGACTTTAAAAGAAAACCTCCTGCATTGGGTGAAAAACCAGATGCGGAGGCTAGAGAAACCCACAAGCTAGAGACGCACGAGCTTATAAAGGACATCGTTTCATTTTACAATTCCTACGGGGGATACATTATTTTTGGTGTAGAAGATGCCGGTGAAAATCGTGTCCTGGGATGCGATCTCACACTGGACTTGGGAGACATTTCGAAAAGGATCAAGTCTCACACAGGACAAGTTATTGAACTGTATCAAAACACTCTGAAGGTCGGCGAACGCAACATTCTGGTTCTACTGGTTCCTAGAAGGCGGAAGTCGGAAGCCCCTGTAAAATTCATCAAGCAAGGCCCCAGCACCCCGAAAAGGGGACCCGCATACAAAAAGGGTTCAACCTACATTCGAAAGCTTGATGAGTGTCGACCGGCGGAAAACTCTGCTGAAGACTGGGCGCTTCTATTTTCGGACAGAGTTTTTTCTTTAACAACTCAAAACCAAATTATGGAGTCCATTCCGTCAAATCTCCCGCCACGAGATCCAGATATGGTTCAATTTGTAGGCAGGGAAAAGGAATTATCGGCACTTAGATCGTGGGTTCTGGACAAGCGTAGTCCTGTGAAGCTTATTTCAGGAATTGGTGGCTTGGGTAAAACCTCAGTCGCATATCATTTTTGTGAAGAGTTGGCGTCGGCGGGAGCTGGGGATTTTGAATACATAGCTTGGGTTTCAGCCAAAAAAACAACCTACGCGGCGTTACGTGGCAACATGGTCAAAACGACCCGTCATGACTTCTCAACTGTTAAGGAGCTCCTTCAAGCGCTAATCGTCCTGTTGGCTGGGCAGAGTTCAATCGAAGAAGAAACAGATGAAGACGAATACGCGGACATACTTGTCGATGCACTGACTTACCAACCGTCATTTGTTGTAGTTGATGACCTAGATAGCCTTTCACCGGAAGAGCAACGAGAATGCGCGACAGTTATGCAGGAAATTGGCTTCCGAACGGTCGATAGAGAGCACGCTGGTAGCAAATTCCTTTTGACATCGCGACTTGATCAAGGCCTCTCTCCTACCTCAGTGGTGAAAATTACGGGTTTGGATGAGGAGGCATTTAACCTTCACGTTGACAATCTTTGCGACCAATTCGACCTGAAAAGGTTTCAGCCCCGTCTTACAAAGCAAATTTATGCCACATCCTCTGGCTCTCCTCTTTTCGCCAGCGCCATCGTCAGAATGACCAGCTTGGGCGAAAAGCCCAAAGAGGTCTGTGATACATGGGCATCTTTTGATGGTGAAGATGTGAGAGAGTTTGCATTCAAGAGAGAACTAGATCGACTCTCCGGTGGAAGTGCTTCGGTACTCTTAGCGGTAGTTAAGCTTGGAGAAGTTAGTTTGGACGAACTGCTCGAGGCTATCGAAGTCTCAAGAAAGTCGCTTTTCGAGCACATAAACGAGTTGCAGTCATTTCATCTACTCGGCAAGAAAGAAAACAATCAAGGCGATGTCGTTCTTTCGACGTCCAAAGAACTTGTCGTTTCTGCGGGAATTCTAAAGAAAAAACTCGGACGAAGGGCGGAGGAGGTCGAACGGAGATGTGCTATCATTCGCAAGAACCATGGCGACCAAACGCGCGAAGTCGGACGGAGTATTCGGAAAATCTTACAGAGTTTGGATGATGGTGAAGCGGATCAGGCGCTAGTTTTAGCTACCGATCTGGCAAACCGAAATCCGCAAAACGGTGACACGTGGTGTATCCTCGCGCGAGCGCACCTAAATGTAAAACCGCCAGAATACCGAAAAGCTGATGATGCCTGTTCAAATGCCTTGAGGTATTCTTGCACTCGCAATGAACTTTTCGACTATGTCGCAGATTCCAAGAAAGGTATTGGAGACTGGCAAGGCTTGAAGTCCTATGCTGATGGAAAGCGCTTCAAGTCAAAGAATAAGGACCCCGGCTTAGATGCATACTTATTTGCGGTGTTCAAACTCATTGTCCTAGCCAACGAAAGAGGAAGCCATTTCGAAGCTTCGAAACACGCGATGGATGGTGTTAAAAAGATCTCAGACAAAATGCAAAACAGTTACCTTATGCCTGCCTTTTTCAACAGACTAATGCACGACCAAAATCGTCTGGCAGGTTTGGCTATCAAGCACCGCAAAATGTCGGTCGAGCGTCCTAAGGACAACTTAAACGTCGCGGATCTAGGCTTCGAACTGGTTGACTTAAACATTCAAACAAAAGAGGTGGTTGGCGCGATCTGCAGCGGATTAGAGACCTGGTCTGAAGAAATAACAAATAGGGCAGTTCTTGATGACGCG
- a CDS encoding TetR/AcrR family transcriptional regulator: MARTQGSHSDITGPRIRDAALRLFARHGFAAVSMRQIAGEVGLQAGALYNYTPDKQTLLFELMRVHMQELLAARQGAGKGNPLARLEEFTRHHIRFHIERPDEIFIAYMELRNLEPGNFTAIEKLRHAYEDELETILRDGVAAGQFAVPDPRVATYAVIAMLTGVNTWYHAGGRLSLAEVEGLYWDMVRKAVAA; this comes from the coding sequence ATGGCCAGAACTCAGGGATCACATTCCGACATTACCGGCCCGCGCATCCGGGACGCGGCGCTCAGGCTGTTTGCGCGGCATGGTTTTGCCGCCGTTTCGATGCGCCAGATTGCCGGGGAGGTCGGCCTTCAGGCCGGGGCGCTTTATAATTACACCCCCGACAAGCAGACGTTGTTGTTCGAGCTGATGCGCGTTCATATGCAAGAGCTTCTGGCCGCGCGGCAGGGGGCTGGCAAGGGTAACCCGTTGGCAAGGCTGGAAGAATTCACCCGCCACCACATCCGGTTTCACATCGAGAGGCCGGACGAGATTTTCATTGCATACATGGAATTGCGCAATCTTGAGCCGGGGAATTTCACGGCAATCGAGAAGCTGCGCCATGCCTATGAGGACGAGCTTGAAACCATCCTGCGCGATGGCGTGGCGGCGGGGCAATTCGCGGTGCCCGACCCGCGCGTGGCGACCTATGCGGTGATTGCGATGCTGACCGGGGTGAACACCTGGTACCACGCCGGAGGGCGGCTTTCGCTGGCTGAGGTTGAAGGGCTTTACTGGGACATGGTGCGCAAAGCCGTGGCCGCCTGA